In Borrelia duttonii Ly, the sequence ATTATGATTATTATTATATTAATGATATTAGTTCTCGTCGTAAGTTCTCTATATCTAATCCTGTATCTTCCACCTCATATGCAATTTAATGGGAGGTGGAGCAGATGATTATACATGTAATAATCTTTATTTTAATAATTTTATATCGTGTGTTAAAATTTATATGTAAGTGTTTAAGAAATATTATTAAAAAATATGTTTATGACTATCATACAACAAAAGAATACAATGAATATTTAGGTAACTTTGTATTTGTGATCTCCAAAGAATGGAGATCAGACGTAGGCTTTATGATGATGGGGGTTTTGATGTCTGACATTAATAACATCACATTATCAGGACGCTTAGTTAAAGATTCACTTTTATCTTATAGTAGTACAAATTTAGCTATACTAAATTTTTCTATAGCTAATAATATTAAAGTCAAAAGAGAAGGTGAGTGGAGAGATAATGCACAATTTTTTAATTGTGTATTATTTGGTAAACGAGCAGAAACTCTTTTTCATTTTCTTAGTCAAGGTAAACAAGTCGTTGTTCAGGGATCTATGAGACATGAGTATTATAAGGATAAACATAGTGGAGTTGATAAAATTAAAAGCATTATTTTTGTAGAGCAATTGAGATTGTTTGGTACAGGTACTAAGCATCATAATCCTAAAGTTGATATTCCTGTTCCTGTTCCTCCGCATGTTCCTGATTCTGCTTGTGAATTTAATGAAGATATTCCTTTTTAGAAGTTTTAAATTAATAGGAGGTTAAATGATATATGAAATTACAACAAAATGATAATAGATTTTTATTAGAGATTAGACGTTGGGGTTGTTACTTTTTATCTTTGCATTATTATATAGCATCACTTACAAAGAACAAATTTGACTTTAAGGATATTAATGATAATTATTATCAATTTGTTAGTTTAGGTTATATGAGGATTAATTGTTATATTTTAAATCCATGTAGAATCTTAAGTTTCTTTGGCATTAAACGAGATGTTCGTGTTGAAGATAAAGATTATAAGTGTTTAAAAGATGAATTTGAAATAAGTGAAGTTAAGATAAAGAATAATATTGGATCCCATTTTATGGCAACAAATAATACAGAAGTTTTATATGATCCTCTTTTTCTTAAAGATAGAGGACAAGAGTATCATATAAAATCTAAGCGTATATTTAGAAAAATATGAATTCTCACTTTATTATCTCCATTATTGGTATTATTAAAAGGCTATATGCCTTTTTTTTATGCTTATTTTTTATGTTAAATCTTGATTTTTGTTAAGATTAATTGTATAATGTATATGTTGTTAAATTACCTTTAAACTAAGTATAACCTTTATTCCCCAAAAAAAATTCTAACAAAGAGAATTGTAACTTCTTTTTGTTATTTTTATTATAGTAATACATGAAATATACAATATTATTTAAAGCCATCTTTAATATCATGATATGCTTTTAATTTACTTGCTTTTGAAAGACCATAAACATTATCTATTTCAGCCGTTGATGCATATTTCATTAATTCTTTAATTTCAAATGAATTGTATCCTTTACTTTTAAGTGTTGCAATAAATATATTTCTACATATATGTAGTGATTTACGATGTTTAAATCCTGATTTTGTTAGTAATTCTTTAAATTGTTTTGAAATTTCACTTATATTTATTCTATTATCTTTAAATCGATGTTTACTTTTTTGAAATAGGTAAGTACGTCTTGAATCTTGTCCTTTATTTTTAAAATGAAGTTTATGAATTTCCTCTATAGCTTCAAATTCAGATTTACTTATTACTACTTCTCTAATGCAAATATTACTTCTCTTTTTTGCTACATTTACACGTAAACTATAAAATACATCACCATTATTGTTTGTTTCTCTTATTATGTCATCAAGTCTTATATTTTGAATCTCTACTTCTCTACAACCTGTAATTGAGAGTATATGAACAAACCATCCTGAGATTGGATCTATCTGTTTAAGTTTGTCTATACTTTTCTTTACTAATCTTATAGTCTTATCATTTAAATAAAATCTTATTGGTGTTGGTTTAGATTTAGTATTGCTTTTGGTTTGTAATAATTCCTTCTTATATTGCCTTGTTTCTTTGCGTAATATTGAATTTTGTTTCTCGAGTTCTTTGATTTTTGCTTTTAATATTTCATATTCTTTCATGTAATTTATATGTTAACTAAATGCTATAAAATAAGTAAAATTATGTATAAATATGTTAACAAATACTCTTAATTTATGTCAAATTATATGTCTCTCCATTGTATGCAAAATTTAATGTGTAGGATATTTATTTTAATCAGAAGGGCTGATATTTAAAGGTGCAGCACAAAATATCTAGTAAACTTTGTGGTAACTTTAACAAATACTTGAAAATTTAGTCTCTATTCTTTCTAAGTTTCATTTTAACGACCCATCTGTTTGCAATGAGAGATATTTCTATTCTTTTTTTAACTTATCTTTCCCTGTTAACTTCAAGTTAACATTTTGTTTACTTATACCTTTTTTTAAATCTTTTTAATTATACTTTTACTTTTATGAAAATATCTTGGTACTTTCTTTCTTAAATCTTGTTTTTAAATTCTGTTTTTATTTTGTAGATTGATGGTTTTATTGTTCTTGATCGCAAGTACTAGCTGCTTGTCCTTTAAAATTATCTAATCCACCTTTCAAAGCACCTTCTACTACTTGTTTAAATGTTCCTTTTTTTTCAGATGCATTTTCACCTGTGCACTTTGCAAGTTCTGATTGAATGTGATCAAGAGCCTCTTTTATTTTGGATTCGTCTTCATTTAAAAATTTATTGAGTTCAGAGTCGCTATTTAAAGCTTCTTTTAAAAAATCTAGGCCTTTTTTCTGATTGTCATTTAACTTTTCTCTCAATGTTTCTTCAGGTGTTTTTTTTGCTTCTACTTGTTGTTCTAAGTCTCTTTTGTTTCTACTTTTAATTCCTTTATTTGTGTTATTATCTTGTTCACAACTACTCATTAATAGTAATAAAATCAAAGTAAAATTGGTTATTTTCATATAAAATCTCCTCATTTTAATAGATATTTGTGATTTTATAAAATATATAGCGATTATTGGAAGTATTTATTGGTTTTGTAAAATTGTTATTTTGTTATAGAGTTTATGTTAAACTAAAATTAATTTTTGTTAAATTATAAGGTTGAAGAGATATGAATAAAGTAAAAAGAGCATATGAAGATTATGCCATGTATTTTGAAGAAGATCGATTAAGTGATGCTGAAATAGCGAAAGAGCTTTGTGTTTCACGAGCTAATGTATGTAAGATGAGACAAAAATGGGAGATTAGTCAAGATAATCCAAAAGAGTTTTCTAGTGACAATAAAATAACCATTTGTAAAACTACTCTTGATAGTGTCTTAGGTCGAGTACTCGAAAACAATGCCAAAGCACGTGAGCTCAAAAGTCAATTCAGTATAACTAAAAGTCAACTTGGACTTAAGTTTATGAAGGCATTTAACAATTTTTTAGAATTAGAACTTGAAGATTGTATAGAAGAAATAAATCTATTGGAGAGAGAGATCAAAATGATTAAAAATAAAGGAAATAGTAGAGAACTTCAAGATAAGAAGATCAAACTCAAAGACTTAAAGCGTGAGAAAGAAGATAAAACAATGAAGTTATGTTATGAAACAATGAAGAAATTCAAAATTGCAGACTTAGATGAGGGTAGATTTAGGTTTGGAGGATAAGTAAATGGATATATACAGTAGTAGTATTTTCAAGTCTTTGCAAAGGGAATATAAACGTGATTTTGGTATTGATATTGCATCTTTTATGAAGCCAAAACCGGTAGTTATTGATTTTAAAAGCTTTGAAAAAAAATCTTAAATAAAAAACAGCGTAAAGTGTTAAGTGCTATTGAGAAGAATAATCAAAACAAAGTTATTTTATCAGGAGGAATTGCTAGTGGTAAAACATTTTTGGCTTGTTATCTATTCTTAAAAACTTTACTTAAAAATAGACATCTTTATAGGAAAGGTACCAATAATTTTATATTAGGTAATTCACAGAAGGCATTAGAAATTAATGTTATAGAACAGTTTGAAGATCTTGCTAATATGCTTAAAATACCTTTTGTTCCCAAATATTCAAATAGGTCATATTTTGAAATCGATTCTTTAAGGGTTAATTTATATGGTGGAGATAAAATAAGAGACTTTAAAAGATTTAGAGGATCGAATTCTGCTGTTATTTATGTTAATGAAGCAACAACGCTTCATAAAGAGACATTAAAAGAAGCGCTTAAGAGACTAAGAATAAAACCAGAGTTTATCGTTTTTGATACTAATCCTGATCATCCAGAGCATTATTTTAAAACAGATTATATTGATAAGAATACAATATATTCTACATATAATTTTACGACATATGATAATGAGGAAATTTCAAAGGAATTTATAAAGACCCAAGAAGAACTTTATAAAGACTTTCCAACATATAAAGCCAGTGTACTACTAGGAGAATGGGTCGCAAATAATGATGCTATATTTCGTAATATTAATATTATTGAAGACTATGACTTTAAAAGTCCTATAGCTTATTTAGATCCTGCATATAGTAGTGGTGGGGATAATACTTCTCTTTGTGTTTTAGAGAAAGTGTCGGATAAGTATTATGCATTTATATTTCAAGAGCAAAAACCAGCTGTTGATCCATATGTTATGAATACAATAAAGGTAATAATGGGGAATTTAAATGTTAATACTCTTTATATTGAAGATAGAGATGATATTAAAGGAGCTGGGGCTTTGACACGTGAATATGTTAGACTTCGAGATAATATGGAAAATTACTTTAGAATTGCACCAACAAAACCAAAAACAGATAAACACGCAAGAATTGTTTCTTTATTAACACCATTTACTTATAACAAGATGCATTTATTAGATTATAGTAGTCGTTCTGCATTTAG encodes:
- a CDS encoding single-stranded DNA-binding protein, translated to MIIHVIIFILIILYRVLKFICKCLRNIIKKYVYDYHTTKEYNEYLGNFVFVISKEWRSDVGFMMMGVLMSDINNITLSGRLVKDSLLSYSSTNLAILNFSIANNIKVKREGEWRDNAQFFNCVLFGKRAETLFHFLSQGKQVVVQGSMRHEYYKDKHSGVDKIKSIIFVEQLRLFGTGTKHHNPKVDIPVPVPPHVPDSACEFNEDIPF
- a CDS encoding DUF261 domain-containing protein, with protein sequence MKLQQNDNRFLLEIRRWGCYFLSLHYYIASLTKNKFDFKDINDNYYQFVSLGYMRINCYILNPCRILSFFGIKRDVRVEDKDYKCLKDEFEISEVKIKNNIGSHFMATNNTEVLYDPLFLKDRGQEYHIKSKRIFRKI
- a CDS encoding tyrosine-type recombinase/integrase, which codes for MKEYEILKAKIKELEKQNSILRKETRQYKKELLQTKSNTKSKPTPIRFYLNDKTIRLVKKSIDKLKQIDPISGWFVHILSITGCREVEIQNIRLDDIIRETNNNGDVFYSLRVNVAKKRSNICIREVVISKSEFEAIEEIHKLHFKNKGQDSRRTYLFQKSKHRFKDNRINISEISKQFKELLTKSGFKHRKSLHICRNIFIATLKSKGYNSFEIKELMKYASTAEIDNVYGLSKASKLKAYHDIKDGFK
- a CDS encoding Mlp family lipoprotein — its product is MKITNFTLILLLLMSSCEQDNNTNKGIKSRNKRDLEQQVEAKKTPEETLREKLNDNQKKGLDFLKEALNSDSELNKFLNEDESKIKEALDHIQSELAKCTGENASEKKGTFKQVVEGALKGGLDNFKGQAASTCDQEQ
- a CDS encoding DUF603 domain-containing protein → MNKVKRAYEDYAMYFEEDRLSDAEIAKELCVSRANVCKMRQKWEISQDNPKEFSSDNKITICKTTLDSVLGRVLENNAKARELKSQFSITKSQLGLKFMKAFNNFLELELEDCIEEINLLEREIKMIKNKGNSRELQDKKIKLKDLKREKEDKTMKLCYETMKKFKIADLDEGRFRFGG